Proteins encoded by one window of Clostridium cagae:
- the aroA gene encoding 3-phosphoshikimate 1-carboxyvinyltransferase, with protein MGTFKIYPRKLKGEVKTPPSKSMAHRGVICAALGNGISKIRNINYSDDIIATINAMRSLGAIITKEDEYLHVIGIKSEKCKKNIELNRTIDCNESGSTLRFLVPISCIFEGSSRFIGRGNLGKRPLDTYYEIFDNQGIKHSYKKGKLDLRIEGILKCGEFKLRGDISSQFISGMLFTLPLLEGDSKVIITTDLESKGYIDLTLSAMSDFGIEIINNNYREFIIKGNQTYKSRNYRIEGDYSQAAFFLVADALKSEVFINDLNLESLQGDKEVIEILERMNMKIKNIDNGLLGIQRENLGSTIIDGSQCPDIIPVISLAASLCNGRTEIINVGRLRIKECDRLSAVASELNKLGAHIIEKEDSLIIDGVKTLKGGVKVWSHKDHRIAMMLAIASTVCMEPIILEDYECISKSYPAFFDDFKALGGNFHEWNLGE; from the coding sequence ATGGGAACTTTTAAAATTTATCCTAGAAAACTAAAAGGAGAAGTTAAAACTCCACCATCTAAAAGCATGGCACATAGAGGTGTTATTTGTGCAGCTTTAGGAAATGGAATAAGTAAAATAAGAAATATTAATTATTCAGATGATATTATAGCAACTATTAATGCAATGCGGTCATTAGGAGCTATAATAACAAAGGAAGATGAGTATCTTCATGTTATTGGAATAAAATCTGAAAAGTGTAAAAAAAATATAGAATTAAATAGAACAATAGATTGTAATGAATCAGGTTCAACATTAAGATTTTTAGTTCCAATTTCGTGTATTTTTGAAGGTAGTAGTAGGTTTATAGGGAGAGGAAATTTAGGGAAAAGACCTTTAGATACATATTATGAAATTTTTGATAATCAAGGAATTAAGCATTCATATAAAAAAGGAAAGCTTGATTTAAGAATTGAGGGCATACTAAAATGTGGAGAGTTTAAGCTACGTGGAGATATAAGTTCTCAATTTATTAGTGGTATGTTATTTACACTTCCTCTTTTAGAGGGAGACTCAAAAGTAATAATAACAACAGACTTAGAATCTAAAGGATATATTGATTTAACGTTAAGTGCTATGAGTGATTTTGGAATTGAAATTATAAATAATAATTATAGGGAGTTTATAATTAAAGGAAATCAAACTTATAAAAGTAGAAATTATAGAATAGAAGGCGATTATTCTCAAGCAGCATTTTTTCTAGTTGCTGATGCATTGAAGAGTGAAGTGTTTATAAATGATTTAAATTTAGAATCTCTTCAAGGTGATAAGGAAGTTATAGAAATACTTGAAAGAATGAATATGAAAATAAAAAATATTGATAATGGCCTTTTGGGAATTCAAAGAGAAAACTTAGGGTCAACTATTATTGATGGTTCTCAATGTCCAGATATAATTCCTGTTATCTCTTTAGCTGCTAGTTTGTGCAATGGTAGAACTGAAATAATAAATGTAGGAAGATTAAGGATTAAAGAATGTGATAGGTTAAGTGCAGTTGCAAGTGAACTAAATAAATTGGGAGCTCATATAATTGAAAAAGAAGACAGCTTAATAATTGATGGAGTTAAAACTTTAAAAGGTGGAGTAAAGGTTTGGAGTCATAAAGATCATAGAATTGCTATGATGCTTGCAATAGCTTCTACAGTCTGCATGGAACCAATTATTTTAGAAGATTATGAATGTATTTCAAAATCTTATCCAGCATTTTTTGATGACTTTAAAGCATTAGGAGGAAACTTTCATGAGTGGAATTTGGGGGAATAA
- the aroF gene encoding 3-deoxy-7-phosphoheptulonate synthase, translating into MIIILKQKAEQEEIEKLTSILENQGVKVNPVIGTDISILGLVGDTSRIDKEQIEANEIVEKVMHVQEPFKKANRMFHPEATIIDVNGQKIGGNKIAMIAGPCSVESEEQIIKIAEGVKNIGANFLRGGAFKPRTSPYAFQGLKYEGLELLKKAKAKTGLPIVTEIMSPYDIEFFNDNVDVIQVGARNMQNFDLLKELGQLNKPILLKRGLSATLEELLMSAEYIMAGGNENVILCERGIRTFETYTRNTLDLSAVPALKKLSHLPVVIDPSHATGKYWMVEPLAKAAIAIGADGLIIEVHNDPANALCDGPQSIKPEKYARIFEELKVIAKAVGREI; encoded by the coding sequence ATGATAATAATATTAAAGCAAAAAGCAGAACAAGAAGAAATTGAAAAATTAACTTCAATTTTAGAAAATCAAGGTGTTAAGGTAAATCCTGTTATAGGAACAGACATTAGCATTTTAGGTTTAGTAGGAGATACTAGTAGAATTGATAAGGAGCAAATTGAAGCTAATGAAATAGTTGAAAAAGTTATGCATGTACAAGAACCTTTTAAAAAGGCAAATAGAATGTTTCATCCAGAAGCAACAATAATTGATGTGAATGGACAAAAAATAGGTGGAAATAAAATAGCTATGATTGCAGGTCCATGCTCAGTTGAAAGTGAAGAGCAAATAATTAAAATAGCTGAAGGGGTTAAAAATATAGGGGCAAATTTTTTAAGAGGGGGAGCATTTAAACCTAGAACGTCACCATACGCATTCCAAGGACTAAAGTATGAAGGATTAGAACTTTTAAAAAAAGCAAAAGCTAAGACGGGTTTACCTATAGTTACTGAAATTATGTCACCATACGATATAGAATTCTTTAATGACAATGTAGATGTTATTCAAGTTGGGGCAAGAAATATGCAAAATTTTGATTTACTTAAAGAATTGGGACAATTGAATAAACCAATACTTTTAAAGAGAGGATTATCAGCTACTCTTGAGGAATTATTAATGAGTGCTGAATATATAATGGCTGGTGGAAATGAAAATGTAATTCTTTGTGAAAGAGGAATTAGAACTTTTGAGACATACACTAGAAATACTTTAGATTTAAGTGCAGTTCCAGCTCTTAAAAAGTTAAGTCATTTACCAGTTGTTATTGATCCAAGTCATGCTACAGGAAAGTATTGGATGGTAGAACCACTAGCGAAAGCTGCAATTGCAATTGGTGCAGATGGTCTTATAATAGAAGTTCATAATGATCCAGCAAATGCATTATGTGATGGTCCACAATCAATAAAGCCGGAAAAATATGCAAGAATTTTTGAAGAATTAAAAGTTATTGCAAAAGCAGTAGGTAGAGAAATATAG
- the pheA gene encoding prephenate dehydratase — MSGLEDYRNSIDEIDQKITELFEQRMDVVLKVGEYKKKNNLPIFNKNREDEVIKKNLGYLKNQDYIEETEKFFERLMEISRQLQSRKMIEEDLLKEKKSNSNINVYEEKKIGFYGAQGSFTEEAMIKYFGEDRNSKSYEEFEDVFLAIKNDEINYGILPIENSSTGAISSVYDLLYKYGFFINGEVCIKINQNLIGIDGSNLNEIKEIYSHAQGFEQSSDFLKKYNEWKLIPFHSTASSAKLIKELEDKSKAAIGSKRVANIYNLEIIKENINNQTENFTRFIIISKQLEENKNSNKISVVFSLEDKAGTLYKLLRHFAENNINMIKIESRPMKNGPWKYFLYVDFEGDLFSEKVKKSLYLIEQSSAYFKLLGTYEKNKY; from the coding sequence ATGTCAGGATTAGAGGATTACAGAAATAGTATAGATGAAATAGATCAAAAGATAACTGAATTGTTTGAGCAGAGAATGGATGTTGTTCTTAAAGTAGGGGAATATAAGAAAAAAAATAATTTGCCTATATTTAATAAGAATAGAGAAGATGAAGTTATTAAGAAGAATTTAGGTTATCTAAAAAATCAAGATTATATTGAAGAAACAGAAAAATTCTTTGAAAGATTAATGGAAATATCAAGGCAGCTTCAAAGTAGAAAAATGATAGAAGAAGATTTATTAAAAGAGAAAAAATCAAATAGCAATATTAACGTTTATGAAGAAAAAAAGATTGGATTTTATGGTGCACAAGGATCTTTTACTGAAGAAGCAATGATTAAATATTTTGGTGAAGATAGAAATTCTAAATCATATGAAGAATTTGAAGATGTATTTTTAGCAATTAAAAATGATGAAATTAATTATGGAATACTTCCAATAGAAAATTCATCAACAGGAGCAATTTCTAGTGTATATGATCTTTTGTATAAATATGGATTTTTTATAAATGGAGAGGTATGTATAAAAATAAATCAAAATTTAATTGGGATAGATGGAAGCAATTTAAATGAAATTAAAGAAATATACTCACATGCTCAAGGATTTGAACAAAGTTCAGATTTCTTAAAGAAATATAATGAGTGGAAGCTGATACCATTCCATAGTACAGCTAGTAGTGCTAAATTAATCAAAGAGTTAGAGGATAAATCAAAAGCTGCAATAGGTAGTAAAAGAGTAGCTAATATATATAATTTAGAAATTATTAAAGAAAATATAAATAATCAAACAGAAAATTTCACAAGGTTTATAATAATTTCTAAACAATTAGAAGAAAATAAAAATTCCAATAAGATTAGTGTAGTATTTTCACTTGAAGATAAAGCTGGTACATTATATAAGTTATTAAGACATTTTGCAGAAAACAATATAAATATGATTAAAATAGAATCAAGACCAATGAAAAATGGTCCTTGGAAGTATTTTTTATATGTTGATTTTGAAGGTGATTTATTTTCAGAAAAAGTTAAAAAATCTTTATATTTAATTGAACAAAGTAGTGCTTACTTCAAGTTATTAGGAACATATGAAAAAAATAAATATTAA
- the cls gene encoding cardiolipin synthase, whose product MNILLGIGMLVLILNIFFSLSLIFIERKDPTTTWAWLLILIILPGFGFVLYLLFGQNLSRQKIFKEKTQIDEIKRRNLSSRYGNRSNCHDGGDKFFDLRKMNYNHSGSQYTTNNDLDVYVNGEDKFRQLIEDIKNAKEYIHIEYYIFRNDCLGKEIIAELTKKAASGVEVRLLADSMGSYTLTKGALKNYLKSGGKFAIFFPGILPHINTRINYRNHRKIVVIDGEYGYVGGFNVGKEYINRDPKVGFWRDTHVRIRGGAVNDLNERFLLDWCYASEEVISDYNKYLSDKNEEVGDVGIQIVTSGPDHEEEYIRNAYIKLINNAKNNLYLETPYLVPDLPILEALKISALSGVDVRIIIPGNPDHFFMQWAASSYIGELLNAGIKIYYYKNGFIHAKAMVADSTVVSIGTANMDIRSFKLNFEVNAFIFDDRVAINYEKQFMEDIEFSEEITIESHANRSTSIKIKESLARLVSPIL is encoded by the coding sequence ATGAATATATTATTAGGAATAGGTATGTTAGTTTTAATATTAAATATATTCTTTTCATTATCATTAATATTTATAGAAAGAAAAGATCCAACAACAACATGGGCATGGCTTTTAATATTAATTATTTTACCGGGATTTGGTTTTGTATTATATCTTCTATTTGGACAAAACTTAAGTAGGCAAAAGATTTTTAAAGAAAAAACACAAATTGATGAAATAAAGAGAAGAAATTTAAGTAGTAGATATGGTAATAGGAGTAATTGTCATGATGGAGGAGATAAATTTTTTGATTTAAGAAAAATGAATTATAATCATTCGGGTTCTCAATATACAACTAACAATGATCTTGATGTGTATGTTAATGGAGAAGATAAGTTTAGACAATTAATTGAAGATATAAAGAATGCAAAGGAATATATACATATAGAATATTATATTTTTCGTAATGATTGTTTAGGAAAAGAAATAATAGCAGAATTAACAAAAAAGGCAGCAAGTGGAGTTGAAGTAAGACTTTTAGCAGACAGTATGGGTTCTTATACATTAACCAAAGGTGCATTAAAGAATTATTTAAAATCAGGAGGAAAATTTGCAATATTTTTCCCAGGAATATTACCACACATAAATACACGTATAAATTATAGAAATCATAGAAAAATAGTTGTAATAGATGGAGAATATGGGTATGTTGGTGGATTTAATGTTGGTAAGGAATATATAAATAGAGATCCTAAGGTTGGATTTTGGAGAGATACCCACGTTAGAATAAGAGGCGGGGCAGTAAATGATTTAAATGAAAGATTCTTATTAGATTGGTGTTATGCATCAGAAGAGGTAATAAGTGATTATAATAAATATTTATCAGATAAAAATGAAGAAGTGGGCGATGTTGGTATACAAATAGTTACTAGTGGACCTGATCATGAAGAAGAATATATTAGAAATGCTTATATTAAACTTATAAACAATGCTAAAAATAATTTATATTTAGAAACGCCTTATTTAGTACCAGATTTACCTATATTAGAAGCTTTAAAAATATCAGCATTATCAGGTGTTGACGTTAGAATAATAATTCCAGGAAATCCAGATCACTTTTTTATGCAATGGGCAGCTAGTTCTTATATAGGTGAACTTTTAAATGCTGGAATAAAAATATATTATTATAAAAATGGATTTATCCATGCTAAGGCTATGGTTGCAGATAGCACTGTAGTATCTATAGGAACAGCTAACATGGATATAAGAAGTTTCAAATTAAATTTTGAAGTTAATGCTTTTATATTTGATGATAGAGTAGCTATTAATTATGAGAAACAATTCATGGAAGATATTGAATTTTCTGAAGAAATAACAATAGAATCGCATGCTAATAGAAGTACTTCTATTAAGATAAAAGAATCTTTAGCAAGATTAGTTTCACCAATACTTTAA
- the aroB gene encoding 3-dehydroquinate synthase translates to MRELVVDLKEKSYSIIIKKGLINELSNEINKVYKGKKIFILTDENVNYHYGDKVKDLLINNGYDVKKMVLKPGEETKSFNTLPKIYNEFLDFKLTRSDLIITLGGGVIGDLGGFAASTFLRGIDFIQVPTSLLAQVDSSVGGKVAVDLDRGKNLVGSFYHPKVVLIDPDVLITLKDKFFKDGMAEVIKYGCIKDLDFFYKLKEFKSKDEVLDNIEDIIYTCCNIKRIVVENDEKDKGERMLLNFGHTLGHAIESYYNFNKYTHGEAVGIGMYKIIKMSEEKGITPKGCADEIKDILIQYSLPYDIDIENLDEILETISLDKKNINNVLKIVLLDRIGQSFLKSTNIEFFK, encoded by the coding sequence ATGAGGGAGTTAGTTGTAGATCTAAAGGAAAAAAGTTATTCAATAATAATTAAAAAGGGATTAATTAATGAACTTAGTAATGAAATAAATAAGGTTTATAAAGGGAAAAAGATTTTTATATTAACTGATGAAAATGTAAATTATCACTACGGAGATAAGGTTAAAGACTTGTTAATTAATAATGGGTATGATGTTAAGAAAATGGTATTAAAACCTGGAGAAGAAACTAAATCTTTTAATACTCTTCCTAAAATATATAATGAATTTTTAGATTTTAAATTAACTAGAAGTGATTTAATTATTACACTTGGAGGAGGAGTTATAGGAGATCTTGGAGGATTTGCAGCATCTACATTTTTAAGAGGAATTGATTTTATTCAAGTACCTACGTCATTGCTTGCTCAAGTTGATAGTAGTGTTGGAGGAAAAGTTGCTGTAGATTTAGATAGGGGAAAGAACTTGGTAGGAAGTTTTTATCATCCTAAAGTGGTTTTAATTGATCCGGATGTTTTAATTACATTAAAGGATAAATTTTTTAAAGATGGAATGGCTGAAGTTATAAAATACGGCTGTATAAAAGATCTGGATTTCTTTTACAAATTGAAAGAGTTTAAATCTAAAGATGAAGTTTTGGATAACATAGAAGATATAATTTATACATGTTGTAATATTAAAAGAATAGTTGTGGAGAATGATGAAAAAGATAAAGGTGAGAGAATGTTACTGAATTTTGGCCATACACTGGGTCATGCAATAGAGTCATACTATAATTTTAATAAATATACGCATGGTGAAGCTGTAGGAATTGGAATGTATAAAATAATTAAAATGTCTGAAGAAAAGGGAATTACTCCAAAGGGATGTGCAGATGAAATAAAAGATATATTAATTCAATATTCACTTCCTTATGATATAGATATTGAAAATTTAGATGAAATACTAGAAACAATTTCTTTAGATAAAAAAAATATTAATAATGTTTTAAAGATAGTATTACTTGACAGAATAGGACAATCATTTTTAAAAAGCACTAATATAGAATTTTTCAAGTAA
- the putP gene encoding sodium/proline symporter PutP, producing the protein MNEKIIIGGTFALYLVVMLCIGLHFYYRTNNLSDYTLGGRKLGYWGSSISAQASDMSGWLLLGLPGAAFLTGLSGSVWMALGLAIGTYLNWKIVAKRLRVDTQKYSDSITVPSYLENRFNDKSRTLKLISSLFILVFFIPYTASGFVSGGKLFTTVFGTPYIISVIICGIVVVSYTFLGGFMAVCYTDIIQGLLMFFTLLVLPIIVVVEAGGVGNILSTFDSSLLNPLDIGFITGSSSGTVGMAVIGIISSLAWGLGYFGQPHIITKFMAIENPEEIKISRRIATVWVIITLLASTAIGLVGHYYFPNLTGADSETIFILLVHKCVPLIFIGVLLSSILAAIMSTADSQLLVISSTISEDIYRSIIKPKASDKELIGISRLSVLVVALIAFCISLNPDSSVLKLVSYAWAGFGCAFGPVILLSLFWEKMTRNGAVAGMLIGGFTSATWPIFKNYFSSQIFNLYEIVPGFLLALIAIYVVSNLDIKKHKVK; encoded by the coding sequence ATGAATGAAAAAATAATAATTGGAGGTACATTTGCATTATACTTGGTAGTAATGTTATGTATAGGCCTACATTTTTATTATCGAACTAATAATTTATCAGATTATACATTAGGAGGAAGAAAGCTTGGATATTGGGGTAGCTCTATAAGTGCACAAGCTTCAGATATGAGTGGATGGCTATTATTAGGTCTTCCAGGAGCAGCTTTTTTAACAGGTTTATCTGGATCTGTATGGATGGCTTTAGGATTAGCTATTGGAACATATTTAAATTGGAAAATAGTTGCCAAAAGGCTTAGAGTAGATACTCAAAAATATTCAGATTCAATAACAGTACCATCTTATTTAGAAAACAGATTTAATGATAAATCAAGAACATTAAAATTAATTTCATCATTATTCATACTAGTATTCTTTATACCATATACTGCTTCAGGATTTGTTTCAGGAGGAAAGCTATTTACAACAGTTTTTGGTACACCATATATAATTTCTGTTATTATATGTGGCATAGTCGTTGTAAGTTATACTTTTTTAGGTGGATTTATGGCTGTATGTTATACAGATATAATTCAAGGGTTATTAATGTTTTTTACATTACTTGTATTGCCTATAATAGTTGTAGTAGAAGCTGGTGGAGTAGGAAATATATTATCAACTTTTGATTCATCACTTTTAAATCCATTAGATATTGGTTTTATAACTGGATCAAGTAGTGGAACAGTAGGTATGGCAGTTATAGGAATTATTTCATCTCTTGCATGGGGGCTTGGATATTTTGGACAACCTCATATTATTACAAAGTTTATGGCTATAGAAAATCCAGAGGAAATTAAAATTTCAAGGAGAATAGCTACGGTTTGGGTCATAATAACACTTTTAGCTTCAACTGCTATAGGTCTTGTTGGACATTATTATTTTCCAAACTTAACGGGTGCTGATTCTGAAACTATATTTATTTTATTAGTTCATAAATGTGTTCCATTAATATTTATTGGAGTATTATTATCATCAATATTAGCTGCAATAATGAGTACTGCTGATTCACAACTTTTAGTTATATCTTCTACAATTTCAGAAGATATTTATAGGTCTATTATAAAACCTAAAGCTTCAGATAAAGAACTTATAGGAATTAGTAGATTATCAGTATTAGTTGTAGCACTTATAGCATTTTGTATTTCACTTAATCCAGATAGCTCCGTATTGAAACTCGTATCCTATGCATGGGCAGGATTTGGTTGTGCTTTTGGACCAGTAATTTTATTATCACTATTCTGGGAAAAAATGACTAGAAATGGTGCCGTTGCAGGTATGTTAATAGGTGGATTTACATCAGCTACTTGGCCAATATTTAAAAACTATTTCTCATCACAAATATTTAATCTTTATGAAATTGTACCAGGATTTTTATTGGCGTTAATTGCAATATACGTTGTTAGTAATTTGGATATAAAAAAGCATAAAGTAAAATAG
- a CDS encoding glycoside hydrolase family 18 protein yields MSKQKFNKLKKSILVFTVIPSLLGTTLIGVPGIPVNATTKVNAESQAKQIKRNVMYYGDWSIWGGQDNFYPKNIPANQLTHLNFAFLDFNEDGSLQFTDSGAALDAPVGMPVQWNDANAGLLNAFQELRAENPNLKIGISLGGWSKSGDFSKVVANSSTRAKFVENIMKFIQYTNMDFVDVDWEYPCSVREPDLVDNKNDEGTINSTAADKENYILLLQDLRNALDKQSEKIGKTYELSVALPASKAKLDSGIDIKKLFKVVDFANIMTYDMRGAWDDTSGHQTALYANPNDPLTESGLSIDQSIKYLLSNGAQSDKIVIGSAYYSRGWQKVSNGPDSKTPGLYGTAEVVSKDADGNPAKGAKNEAPLKSGDSGRAGGVWSYRSLDKLKAAYPDLKEYWDDIAKAPYLYDENSGAFFTYDNTKSIGEKVNYVKENNLGGMIAWMASQDAPTSSDNRDELTKFTKSKLYGNDKLPEYNIVYNNLNVTATVTPYAESWGTSGGYNITITNNEKLEESDAVLKGVERCAETIKTPKIYIKSTDGPLSSGEYTTGAVSYEDGYTVVDISTTYDGRAIIPGKSYSFKLKTSVAPKDTSAIQSIELSQRIHEDAVEIGRQTIFTPNNK; encoded by the coding sequence ATGTCAAAACAAAAGTTTAATAAATTAAAAAAATCTATTTTAGTATTCACAGTAATTCCATCACTTTTAGGAACTACATTGATTGGCGTTCCTGGAATTCCTGTCAATGCTACTACTAAAGTTAACGCTGAATCTCAAGCTAAACAGATTAAACGTAATGTAATGTATTATGGAGATTGGTCTATTTGGGGTGGTCAAGACAACTTTTATCCTAAAAACATACCAGCTAATCAACTAACTCATTTAAATTTTGCTTTTTTAGACTTTAATGAAGATGGAAGCTTGCAGTTTACAGATTCCGGAGCTGCACTTGATGCTCCAGTTGGAATGCCTGTACAATGGAATGATGCAAATGCAGGTTTATTAAATGCTTTTCAAGAATTAAGAGCTGAAAATCCAAATTTAAAAATAGGTATTTCCCTTGGTGGTTGGTCTAAATCTGGAGATTTTTCTAAAGTAGTTGCTAATAGCTCTACTAGAGCTAAGTTTGTTGAAAACATTATGAAATTTATACAATATACTAATATGGATTTTGTTGATGTTGACTGGGAATATCCTTGTTCTGTTAGAGAGCCCGATCTTGTAGATAATAAAAATGATGAAGGTACAATAAATTCAACTGCTGCTGATAAAGAAAATTACATTCTTTTATTACAAGATTTAAGAAACGCCTTAGATAAGCAAAGTGAAAAAATAGGGAAAACTTATGAACTTTCTGTAGCTCTGCCTGCATCAAAAGCAAAATTAGATTCAGGTATTGATATTAAAAAATTATTTAAGGTAGTTGATTTCGCAAACATCATGACATATGATATGAGAGGTGCTTGGGACGATACTAGTGGACATCAAACAGCTCTTTATGCTAATCCAAATGATCCACTAACTGAAAGTGGTTTATCAATTGATCAAAGTATCAAATATCTTTTAAGCAATGGTGCTCAATCAGATAAAATAGTCATTGGTTCTGCTTATTATAGTCGTGGATGGCAAAAAGTGTCTAATGGCCCTGATTCTAAGACACCTGGATTATACGGTACAGCAGAAGTAGTTTCAAAAGATGCTGATGGTAACCCTGCAAAAGGCGCAAAAAATGAAGCACCATTAAAATCAGGAGATAGTGGCCGTGCAGGTGGGGTTTGGTCTTACAGAAGCTTAGATAAATTAAAGGCAGCATATCCTGATCTTAAAGAATATTGGGATGATATTGCTAAAGCACCTTATCTATATGATGAAAACAGTGGTGCATTTTTTACTTATGATAACACTAAATCTATAGGTGAAAAGGTAAATTATGTAAAGGAAAATAACTTAGGCGGTATGATTGCATGGATGGCTTCACAAGATGCTCCTACATCATCTGATAATCGTGATGAATTAACTAAATTTACAAAAAGTAAATTGTACGGTAATGACAAACTTCCTGAATATAATATAGTTTATAATAATCTAAATGTTACTGCAACAGTAACTCCATATGCTGAAAGTTGGGGAACCAGTGGTGGTTATAACATCACTATAACAAATAATGAAAAACTAGAAGAATCTGATGCAGTTTTAAAAGGTGTAGAAAGATGCGCTGAGACAATAAAAACTCCAAAAATTTATATAAAGAGTACTGATGGTCCTTTATCTTCTGGTGAATACACTACTGGAGCAGTTAGCTATGAGGATGGTTACACTGTAGTAGATATCTCTACTACTTATGACGGCAGAGCAATAATTCCTGGGAAGAGTTATTCATTTAAATTAAAAACTAGTGTTGCACCAAAAGACACTTCTGCTATACAAAGTATAGAATTATCTCAACGTATCCATGAAGATGCTGTTGAAATAGGTAGACAAACCATTTTTACTCCTAATAACAAATAG
- the aroC gene encoding chorismate synthase: MSGIWGNKLKISIFGESHGNAIGITIDGLPAGFKINMEEVLKEMSRRAPGKSNLSTSRKEGDKPEILSGFFEGKTTGTPLCAMIKNSDMHSKDYSELKNLMRPGHADYSGKIKYSGFNDYRGGGHFSGRITAPLVFAGSICKQILEEENIYVGAHIKRIGNIEDKDFSKINLTKELISSLSSEELPVLIKENEEIMRNEIIEAKKDGDSIGGIIECGVIGVKAGVGNPFFDSIESTLAHLLFSVPAVKGVEFGEGFEMSKLRGSQCNDEYYYDGDEVKTYSNNNGGILGGISNGMPILFKAVIKPTPSISKEQRSINISEKKNGVITVKGRHDPCIVQRAVPVIESVAAIGLLDLML, from the coding sequence ATGAGTGGAATTTGGGGGAATAAATTAAAAATTTCTATATTTGGTGAATCACATGGAAATGCAATAGGCATAACTATAGATGGACTTCCAGCTGGATTTAAAATTAATATGGAAGAAGTCTTAAAAGAAATGTCTAGAAGAGCACCAGGAAAAAGTAATCTTTCTACATCAAGAAAAGAAGGAGATAAACCTGAAATACTTAGTGGCTTTTTTGAAGGAAAAACTACGGGTACTCCACTTTGTGCAATGATTAAAAATAGTGATATGCATTCGAAGGATTATAGTGAATTAAAGAATTTAATGAGACCTGGTCATGCAGATTATAGTGGAAAAATTAAATACAGTGGATTTAATGATTATAGAGGTGGAGGACACTTTTCAGGAAGAATAACAGCACCATTAGTTTTTGCAGGATCTATATGTAAACAAATATTAGAAGAAGAAAATATATATGTAGGGGCTCATATTAAAAGAATAGGAAATATTGAGGATAAGGATTTTAGTAAAATAAATTTAACTAAAGAACTTATAAGCAGTTTGAGTAGTGAAGAGTTACCAGTTTTAATAAAAGAGAATGAAGAAATAATGAGAAACGAAATAATTGAAGCTAAAAAAGATGGTGATTCAATAGGTGGAATTATAGAATGTGGAGTTATTGGAGTGAAAGCAGGAGTTGGAAATCCATTTTTTGATTCTATAGAATCTACATTAGCTCATTTATTATTTTCTGTACCAGCAGTAAAAGGTGTTGAATTTGGAGAAGGATTTGAAATGAGTAAACTTAGAGGTTCACAGTGCAATGATGAATATTATTATGATGGAGATGAAGTAAAGACATATAGCAACAATAATGGAGGCATATTAGGTGGAATATCTAATGGAATGCCAATATTATTTAAAGCAGTTATAAAACCAACTCCATCAATATCCAAAGAACAACGAAGTATAAATATAAGCGAAAAGAAAAATGGTGTTATTACAGTTAAAGGTAGACATGACCCATGTATAGTGCAAAGAGCTGTGCCAGTAATTGAAAGTGTTGCAGCTATTGGATTACTTGATTTAATGCTTTAA